One window of Phaenicophaeus curvirostris isolate KB17595 chromosome 22, BPBGC_Pcur_1.0, whole genome shotgun sequence genomic DNA carries:
- the C22H1orf174 gene encoding UPF0688 protein C1orf174 homolog, with amino-acid sequence MAAARRAARRGPGLAEARGPERSPSPSSSREAADRQPLKKLKCDKSSPVESELGGLPCGSENLVALEPPKTSDGDERSEDPGDHNITEQKKNESVPEPNEEKQEKEQNASLEPCAVKSSDAPPKMSSAEELQSSACSKEESSDGSVCSDGSSSEEAALPKKPVQPDHSAFLDEDSNQPMPVDRFFGDVGFIQDLPAFPLPRTAMSRREFRKQHFIAKEEEEEEDVV; translated from the exons atggcggcggcccGGCGCGCGGCGCGGCGGGGGCCCGGCCTGGCGGAGGCCCGCGGCCCGGAGCGCTCCCCGAGCCCG TCGTCTTCACGTGAAGCAGCGGACAGACAGCCCCTGAAGAAGCTAAAATGTGACAAAAGCAGTCCTGTAGAATCCGAACTGGGAGGACTTCCGTGTGGAAGTGAAAATCTCGTGGCGTTGGAACCTCCTAAAACATCTGATGGGGATGAACGTTCAGAAGACCCAGGAGACCACAATAtaactgaacagaaaaaaaatgaaagcgtTCCAGAACccaatgaagaaaaacaggaaaaggagcAGAATGCTTCCCTCGAGCCATGTGCAGTGAAATCAAGTGATGCTCCACCAAAAATGAGCAGTGCTGAAGAGCTGCAGAGCAGTGCCTGCAGCAAAGAGGAGAGCAGCGATGGGAGCGTATGCTCAGATGGGTCCAGCTCAGAGGAGGCAGCTCTCCCGAAGAAGCCGGTACAGCCAGACCACAGTGCTTTCCTCGATGAGGACAGCAACCAGCCAATGCCAGTGGACCGGTTCTTTGGAGACGTTGGGTTCATACAG gaTCTCCCAGCATTTCCACTCCCGAGGACAGCAATGAGCAGGCGAGAgttcagaaagcagcatttcattgcgaaggaagaggaggaggaggaggatgttgtCTAA
- the DFFB gene encoding DNA fragmentation factor subunit beta: MAEALRAFRVRLPRSAQKLGLAAASLPELLRKSCETLGVPLSGSRLCLYEDGTELSEGGFRELPHNTELVLLGPGETWRGCVSDIEQLLGIFSTHPYAVVEVAKMLLANEQAPVRLRLLADLIHNLSENSQAESKEQDPSWFEGLHSRFKSKSSYMRYSCECRIRGYLREVSSFTSNVNPTARDAYKRIVDLMSDKLKSEKYNGCYFDRRAEEAARLCTAEGWFSCQGPFDTDNCPFRHSINPYSNRESRILFSTWNLDHIIEKRRAIVPELAAAVITRGRREVNWEYFYQLLFTMKNLKLVHIACHKKITHHLGCDETKIYNRREAQETSQH; this comes from the exons ATGGCGGAGGCGCTGAGGGCGTTCCGGGTGCGGCTGCCCCGGTCCGCGCAGAAGCTCGGGCTGGCGGCCGCGAGTCTCCCTGAGCTGCTGCGGAAGAGCTGCGAGACGCTGGGG GTTCCCTTGTCAGGCAGCCGGCTGTGCCTCTACGAGGACGGGACGGAGCTGAGCGAGGGCGGCTTCCGAGAGCTGCCCCACAACACcgagctggtgctgctggggccCGGCGAGACCTGGCGGGGCT GTGTCAGCGACATCGAGCAGCTCCTAGGCATCTTCTCCACACATCCTTACGCTGTGGTGGAGGTAGCGAAGATGCTCCTTGCCAACGAGCAGGCGCCGGTTAGGCTGCGGCTGCTGGCAGATCTCATCCACAACCTGAGCGAGAACAGCCAGGCTGAGAGCAAGGAGCAAGACCCGTCCTGGTTTGAAG GTCTGCACTCTCGTTTTAAGAGCAAGTCAAGCTACATGCGCTACAGCTGTGAATGCAGAATACGAGGCTACCTGAGAGAG GTTAGTAGTTTTACATCCAACGTTAATCCTACAGCAAGAGATGCATACAAAAGGATAGTTGACCTGATGTCAGATAAactgaaatctgaaaaatacaacGGGTGCTACTTTGACAGAAGAGCGGAGGAGGCCGCACGCCTGTGCACTGCGGAGGGGTGGTTCTCCTGTCAG GGACCCTTTGACACAGACAACTGCCCGTTCAGGCATTCGATTAACCCCTACAGCAACAGGGAGAGCAGAATTCTCTTCAGCACCTGGAATCTCGATCACAT AATAGAGAAGAGGCGTGCTATTGTCCCAGAGCTAGCAGCAGCTGTCATAACACGAGGCAGAAGAGAAGTGAACTGGGAATACTTCTATCAGCTGCTGTTTACCATGAAGAATTTAAAGCTTGTCCATATCGCTTGCCATAAGAAAATCACTCATCATCTCGGCTGTGATGAAACTAAAATTTACAATAGGAGGGAAGCCCAGGAGACTTCACAGCACTGA
- the CEP104 gene encoding centrosomal protein of 104 kDa: MPHKIGFIVISSSGHEDGFSAKELMIHAPTVNGWRSPRLCQYPQEIVLQLVERCRIRKLQLLAHQYMISSKIEFYISESLPEYFAPYQSERFHRLGYVALSDNEKTDFKARELKSVYMDAVGQYLKLIFHKNYVNKYNLYSQVALVAINIIGDPADCSADSNNTPSREKLIDHYLGIKLNDPALDGTYLGKPDYISPLDDLAFDMYQDPEVAQIIRRLDEKKRAAVRDEQYDYAKKLKQAIADLQKVGERLGRYEVEKRCAVEKEDYDLAKKKKQQMEAYRLKVYQQLELHDLLDAELMIRKPPELPLKPMNYTDSPQRTKATNSPPSEHTEPQKGEPWRAEPLLEKKSVDPTSTEPVVPHQSPPPAITHPTTSREGFLRENAELLPYDERPLPAVCKQSDEAVAYLEPEVTEEDVSDSPRSGITGEPEPLTEKALREASPAIEVFGEALVSGAYSKTWSYREDALLAVYKKLMEASVNTPKEDLKSMLRAAIFLVRRAIKDVVSSVFQASLKLLKMIITQYIPKHKLGKPETAHCVEKTLPNLLSRTGDSSSRLRLMAVNFIQEMALCSEVKPLQIVPVHLVQPLKLNSSAHLAMSRVKLVESLLKGMGTEHSGFTVGSVMKFATGALEHRVCEVRDTALQVIFDVYRKHKVAVLDYLPPDNANIRKTVLYKTLFDGFAKIDGKLPEADLRAQRKAAREEAEKQKKEERKLLQGYQINKSPQPAAAESPKDHPSGGNNLDNLCIFCGERDESFTEEGLDLHYWKHCPMLTRCEHCKQVVEIASLTEHLLTDCDKKESFEKCQRCSEAILKDKLPKHFKSKTCNPAKPENVANHCPLCHDNFSPGEEAWKSHLTGRDGCKMNQRRIPTINKTILVQPGKMGGQYLKKPGPSGATARSPSTGSKIPTPRTIPTPRAVPTGKTSSKR; encoded by the exons ATGCCACACAAAATCGGCTTTATAGTTATTAGTTCATCAGGACACGAAGATGGCTTCAGCGCAAAAGAGTTGATGATCCATGCACCGACGGTTAATGGATGGCGATCACCCAG gCTCTGTCAGTACCCGCAGGAGATCGTCCTGCAGCTGGTGGAGAGGTGTCGAATACgaaagctgcagctgctggcgCACCAGTACATGATTTCAAGCAAAATTGAGTTCTACATCAGCGAAAGCTTGCCGGAATACTTTGCTCCTTATCAGTCAGAGAGGTTTCACAGGCTTGG ttATGTCGCTCTATCAGACAACGAAAAGACTGATTTCAAAGCACGGGAGTTGAAATCCGTGTACATGGATGCAGTTGGCCAGTACCTGAAGCTGATTTTCCATAAGAATTATGTCAATAAATACAACTTATACAGTCAG GTTGCCCTGGTGGCCATCAACATCATTGGGGACCCAGCAGACTGCAGCGCTGACAGCAATAACACT CCTTCCAGAGAGAAGCTGATAGACCACTACTTAGGAATTAAACTGAATGACCCTGCCTTGGATGGAACTTACCTGGG GAAACCTGACTACATCTCCCCTCTGGATGATCTGGCTTTTGACATGTACCAGGATCCTGAAGTTGCTCAGATCATACGTAGGCTGGATGAGAAGAAGCGCGCAGCTGTCCGTGACGAGCAGTACGATTATGCCAAGAAGCTCAAACAAGCTATCGCAGACTTGCAAAAG GTGGGGGAACGGCTAGGGCGGTACGAGGTGGAGAAGCGCTGTGCTGTGGAGAAAGAGGATTACGATCTtgctaaaaagaagaaacagcaaatgGAAGCGTACCGGCTGAAGGTATATCAGCAGCTGGAGCTCCACGACTTGCTGGATGCAGAGCTGATG ATTCGAAAACCACCTGAATTGCCTTTGAAGCCCATGAATTATACCGACAGTCCTCAGCGCACAAAGGCTACCAATTCACCTCCTTCTGAAcacacagaaccacagaaagGAGAGCCCTGGAGGGCAGAGCCTTTGCTGGAAAAGAAGTCAGTAGATCCCACTTCCACTGAGCCCGTTGTTCCCCATCAgtccccacctcctgccattACCCATCCCacaacctccagggaaggattTCTCAGAGAAAAT GCTGAACTTTTACCGTATGATGAGAGACCCCTCCCAGCAGTTTGTAAGCAGTCTGATGAGGCAGTCGCATACCTGGAGCCAGAGGTGACTGAGGAGGATGTCAGCGATAGTCCGAGAAGCGGCATCACGGGGGAACCAGAGCCGTTAACTGAGAAGGCGCTGCGGGAGGCCAGCCCTGCCATTGAAGTGTTTGGTGAGGCTCTG GTTTCTGGAGCGTATTCCAAAACGTGGTCATACCGCGAGGATGCGTTGCTGGCTGTGTACAAGAAGCTGATGGAAGCATCAGTGAACACTCCAAAGGAGGATTTAAAGAGCATGCTGAGGGCTGCCATTTTTCTTGTGAGGAGAGCCATCAAGGACGTAGTGTCTTCC GTTTTTCAGGCTTCCCTGAAACTGTTAAAAATGATCATTACCCAATATATACCAAAACATAAACTAGGAAAACCAGAAACTGCTCACTGTGTGGAAAAAACACTCCCAAACTTACTTTCCAGAACAGGAGACTCCTCTTCCCGCCTTCGCCTCATGGCTGTTAACTTTATTCAG GAAATGGCTCTGTGCAGTGAAGTTAAACCTCTTCAGATTGTTCCAGTTCATTTGGTGCAACCATTAAAACTGAACTCCTCAGCGCACCTGGCAATGAGTCGGGTGAAATTGGTGGAAAGCCTCTTGAAAGGCATGGGAACTGAACACTCCGGGTTTACAGTCGGCAGTGTCATGAAG tttgcaaCAGGAGCTTTGGAGCACAGAGTCTGTGAAGTCCGTGACACGGCGTTGCAGGTTATCTTTGATGTGTACCGGAAGCACAAGGTTGCCGTGCTGGACTATCTTCCTCCAGACAATGCAAACATTCGCAAGACCGTTCTCTATAAAACGCTCTTTGATGGGTTTGCTAAAATAGATGGGAAACTTCCTGAAGCTGACCTTAGG GCACAGAGAAAGGCAGCaagagaagaagcagagaaacagaaaaaggaagaaagaaaacttctgcAAG GTTACCAGATAAACAAAAGCCcacagcctgcagcagcagagagtcCAAAGGATCATCCCTCTGGTGGGAATAACTTGGATAA ctTATGTATTTTCTGTGGTGAAAGGGATGAATCCTTCACAGAGGAGGGACTGGATCTCCATTACTGGAAGCACTGCCCCATGTTAACCAGATGTGAGCACTGCAAGCAG GTGGTGGAAATAGCGAGCCTGACAGAGCACTTGTTGACTGACTGTGATAAGAAGGAGAGCTTTGAGAAATGTCAGCGATGCAGCGAGGCCATCCTGAAAGACAAGTTACCCAAACACTTTAAGAGCAAGACTTGCAACC CTGCCAAACCGGAAAACGTGGCAAACCATTGCCCGTTGTGCCATGACAACTTCTCCCCAGGAGAGGAG GCCTGGAAATCTCACCTAACAGGCAGAGACGGCTGCAAAATGAACCAGCGGAGGATCCCgacaataaataaaactattctGGTGCAACCTG GCAAAATGGGTGGCCAGTATTTAAAGAAACCAGGTCCTTCAGGAGCAACAGCTCGATCTCCCTCAACAGGAAGCAAGATCCCCACTCCAAGAACAATCCCCACTCCAAGAGCCGTCCCCACTGGCAAAACATCCTCAAAGCGATGA
- the LRRC47 gene encoding leucine-rich repeat-containing protein 47, translating to MGFGVCGQRICELRQIPGEEAAVPREAAARRRRSGRRRFPAGREAVTPAEAAIPGRKRRFPAGRGGSGRKRRLRGRWLPGRGAMVPGGGSAEAAWPEPGARPEPRELRVAGAAAAARVAAGGGRLPAALLPRGLRALELSGCAALRELGPGLAAALPALQTLVLRDDALGPAGLGAGLGGAMAALRVLDLSGNALEALPPALGGADPDPDPGAAPELPALQSLDLSRNRLRELGPGLAWHAPRLQALLLAGNLLRELPGRLLPPGPAPRPALPLLARLEAPGNRLARLGADIAALPALKSLDVANNELQELPAALADCPRLKEANFRGNQLKDKRLEKMVNGCQTKSILEYLRAGGRGKGKAENTREEARKKKREKQQKKNGGDGEQDEVEEASKLLVKVLHVSTPLVIKVSLGVKDVRPFIVCCVLKGVNLKPGNALKRFLSAQTKLHEDICEKRTAATIATHDLQLIKGPLIYDVQPPEELKITPLGRKEIKAKDLLRQLQLEAEEQRKQKKRQNISGLHKYLQLLDGKDHYPCLVDAEGVVISFPPITNSEKTKKIAELNRFTSENKEDSGSDSEPDGLCGPMNSNPNQDAQPTSLPLVVEQVRVVDTDGNLKVLYPSKTDLATVSSLLTVIR from the exons ATGGGGTTTGGAGTTTGTGGGCAGCGCATCTGCGAGCTC AGGCAGATCCCGGGAGAGGAGGCGGCGGTTCCGCGGGAGGCAGCAGCGAGGAGGCGGCGCTCGGGGCGGCGGCGGTTCCCGGCGGGGAGAGAGGCGGTAACCCCGGCAGAGGCGGCGATTCCCGGCAGGAAGAGGCGATTCCCGGCAGGAAGAGGCGGCTCCGGCAGGAAGAGGCGGCTCCGGGGGAGGTGGCTCCCGGGGCGCGGGGCGATGGTGCCCGGGGGCGGCTCGGCGGAGGCGGCGTGGCCGGAGCCGGGGGCGCGGCCGGAGCCGCGGGAGCTGCGCgtggcgggggcggcggcggcggcgcgggtggcggcggggggcgggcggCTGCCGGCCGCGCTGCTGCcgcgggggctgcgggcgcTGGAGCTGAGCGGCTGCGCGGCGCTGCGGGAGCTGGGCCCGGGGCTGGCGGCGGCGCTGCCGGCGCTGCAGACGCTGGTGCTGCGGGACGACGCGCTGGGGCCCGCGGGGCTGGGCGCGGGGCTGGGCGGCGCCATGGCCGCGCTGCGCGTCCTCGACCTCTCCGGGAACGCGCTGGAGGCGCTGCCGCCCGCGCTCGGCGGCgccgaccccgaccccgacccggGGGCCGCCCCCGAGCTGCCGGCGCTGCAGAGCCTGGACCTGAGCCGCAACCGGCTGCGGGAGCTGGGCCCGGGGCTGGCCTGGCACGCCCCGCGGCTGCAGGCGCTGCTGCTGGCGGGGAACCTGCTGCGGGAGCTGCCGGGCCGCCTGCTGCCCCCCGGGCCCGCCCCGCGGCCCGCGCTGCCCCTGCTCGCCCGCCTCGAGGCCCCCGGCAACCGCCTCGCGCGCCTCGGGGCCGACATCGCCGCGCTGCCCGCCCTCAAG AGCCTGGATGTGGCCAACAacgagctgcaggagctgcctgccGCGCTGGCCGACTGCCCCCGGCTGAAGGAAGCCAACTTCAGGGGCAACCAGCTGAAGGACAAGCGGCTGGAGAAGATGGTAAACGGCTGCCAGACCAAATCCATCCTGGAGTACCTGCGGGCCGGTGGCCGTGGGAAGGGGAAGGCTGAGAACACCAGAGAGGAggccaggaagaaaaagagggagaagcagcagaagaagaaTGGTGGGGACGGCGAGCAGGACGAGGTGGAGGAGGCGAGCAAGCTGCTGGTGAAGGTTCTGCACGTCTCCACGCCCTTGGTGATCAAAGTGAGCCTGGGCGTCAAAGACGTCCGACCCTTCATCGTGTGCTGCGTGCTCAAGGGAGTGAACTTGAAGCCAGGAAATGCTCTGAAGAGGTTCCTGTCTGCGCAG aCTAAACTGCATGAAGACATCTGTGAAAAGCGGACGGCAGCCACAATCGCCACCCATGACCTGCAGCTGATCAAAGGTCCTCTGATCTATGACGTTCAGCCTCCGGAGGAGCTGAAG ATAACGCCTCTGGGTCGAAAGGAGATCAAGGCCAAGGATCTCCTCCGGCAGCTGCAGTTGGAAGCTGAGGagcagaggaaacagaagaagCGGCAGAATATTTCTGGACTGCACAA GTATCTCCAGCTACTGGATGGCAAAGATCACTACCCGTGTCTTGTGGATGCCGAAGGTGTTGTGATTTCTTTCCCACCAATAACCAACAGTGAGAAAACAAAG AAAATTGCAGAACTGAACAGATTTACCTCGGAGAACAAGGAAGACTCGGGATCAGATAGTGAACCTGATGGCCTTTGTGGACCCATGAATTCAAACCCCAACCAAGATGCGCAGCCCACAAGTCTCCCGTTGGTGGTCGAGCAGGTTCGAGTGGTGGACACTGATGGGAACCTGAAAGTACTTTATCCTTCCAAAACTGACCTGGCCACCGTTTCCTCCCTGCTGACTGTAATTCGTTAG